The following coding sequences lie in one Arachis ipaensis cultivar K30076 chromosome B03, Araip1.1, whole genome shotgun sequence genomic window:
- the LOC107630415 gene encoding tRNA (guanine(37)-N1)-methyltransferase 2 isoform X2, producing MLLDESEFDVHLKLWVLRIPCQHCKLATRILNGYMLDKPRVKPITEDPTCCKNRYIILSEKVQNQDLSDIPKEKLDELKGLCEIEVVPYSLTLGYSYWSADHVLKQILPAGVEVPSSFETIGQIAHLNLHDELLPYKDVIAKKNYPRIKTIVNKVGTITNEFRVPEFEVLAGEHDMVTEVKQYGATFKLDYSLVYWNSRLEHEHKRLVSLFQPGEIICDMFAGIGPFAIPAAQKGCLVYANDLNPDSIHYLRINAKVNKVEDRIYAYNTDARKFISQLMEVPTSDVKLECNVPCLNTCESCNTKDDVETSAETALLIVDRKGIGDRNNNSLEDVECPSKHDDTSVTSAKRSSSSSHEENGKTHETDSFEGGGKRGSQNKRMRGFEFTDTKTWEHIDHVIMNLPASAVQFLDAFRGLIQRKYWKGNLPWVHCYCFIRATETPETIIAVAESALSACIQDPIFHRVRDVAPNKLLLSIWNYVLSRTKKEKKLRVIIKFKQIKLSQLILVTLYDEKKPRKRSNILLSHIALFLSAEKIYN from the exons ATGTTGTTGGATGAGAGCGAGTTTGATGTCCACTTGAAGCTTTGGGTGCTTCGAATTCCTTGCCAACATTGCAAACTCGCCACTCGAATACTCAATGG TTACATGCTTGATAAGCCCCGGGTCAAACCCATCACTGAGGACCCGACATGTTGTAAAAACCGTTACATTATTCTCTCCGAGAAAGTTCAGAACCAAG ATTTATCTGATATTCCGAAGGAAAAGCTCGATGAGCTTAAGGGCTTGTGTGAGATTGAAGTTGTGCCCTACTCATTAACACTAGGGTATTCATATTGGAGTGCTG ATCATGTGCTTAAGCAGATACTGCCTGCTGGAGTTGAGGTTCCCTCATCCTTTGAAACAATag GTCAAATTGCCCATTTAAACCTACACGATGAATTACTTCCCTACAAAGATGTTATTGCAAAG AAAAACTATCCAAGAATCAAAACCATTGTTAATAAAGTGGGAACCATTACAAATGAATTTCGTGTTCCAGAATTTGAAGTTTTAGCAGGAGAACATGATATGGTTACAGAAGTGAAGCAATATGGTGCCACTTTTAAGCTTGATTACAGTTTGGTTTATTGGAATTCTAGATTGGAACATGAACATAAAAGATTGGTTTCTCTGTTCCAACCTGGAGAGATCATTTGCGATATGTTTGCGGGTATAGGTCCTTTTGCAATTCCTGCAGCCCAAAAAGGATGCCTAGTCTATGCAAATGATTTGAATCCAGATAGCATTCACTATCTGAGGATCAATGCCAAAGTCAACAAGGTCGAAGATCGCATATATGCATACAACACGGATGCTAGAAAATTCATCTCCCAGCTGATGGAGGTGCCAACTTCTGATGTTAAATTAGAATGTAATGTTCCATGTCTGAATACATGTGAGTCATGCAATACAAAAGATGATGTTGAAACAAGTGCGGAAACTGCCTTGCTAATTG TTGATAGAAAGGGCATAGGAGATCGCAATAACAACAGTTTAGAGGATGTAGAATGTCCATCAAAGCATGATGATACATCTGTAACTTCTGCTAAGAGATCTTCTAGTAGTTCCCATGAAG AGAATGGAAAGACTCATGAAACTGATAGCTTTGAAGGTGGCGGGAAAAGAGGAAGCCAAAACAAGAGAATGAGAGGTTTCGAGTTCACTGACACAAAAACTTGGGAGCATATTGACCACGTAATAATGAACCTTCCAGCATCAGCTGTTCAGTTTCTAG ATGCATTTAGGGGATTAATCCAGAGGAAATATTGGAAAGGAAATCTACCATGGGTCCACTGCTATTGCTTCATTAGAGCAACTGAAACTCCAGAGACGATAATAGCT GTGGCAGAGTCTGCTTTGAGTGCCTGTATACAAGACCCAATATTTCATCGGGTTAGGGATGTAGCTCCAAACAAG TTATTGCTCTCAATTTGGAATTATGTGCTGTCAAGgaccaaaaaagaaaagaaattacgAGTAATTATCAAGTTTAAGCAAATAAAACTTTCACAACTTATCTTAGTCACTCTCTATGATGAAAAAAAGCCTAGAAAAAGGAGTAATATCTTATTATCTCATATTGCTTTATTTCTTTCGGCTGAAAAAATATATAACTAA
- the LOC107630415 gene encoding tRNA (guanine(37)-N1)-methyltransferase 2 isoform X1 — protein MLLDESEFDVHLKLWVLRIPCQHCKLATRILNGYMLDKPRVKPITEDPTCCKNRYIILSEKVQNQDLSDIPKEKLDELKGLCEIEVVPYSLTLGYSYWSADHVLKQILPAGVEVPSSFETIGQIAHLNLHDELLPYKDVIAKVIFDKNYPRIKTIVNKVGTITNEFRVPEFEVLAGEHDMVTEVKQYGATFKLDYSLVYWNSRLEHEHKRLVSLFQPGEIICDMFAGIGPFAIPAAQKGCLVYANDLNPDSIHYLRINAKVNKVEDRIYAYNTDARKFISQLMEVPTSDVKLECNVPCLNTCESCNTKDDVETSAETALLIVDRKGIGDRNNNSLEDVECPSKHDDTSVTSAKRSSSSSHEENGKTHETDSFEGGGKRGSQNKRMRGFEFTDTKTWEHIDHVIMNLPASAVQFLDAFRGLIQRKYWKGNLPWVHCYCFIRATETPETIIAVAESALSACIQDPIFHRVRDVAPNKLLLSIWNYVLSRTKKEKKLRVIIKFKQIKLSQLILVTLYDEKKPRKRSNILLSHIALFLSAEKIYN, from the exons ATGTTGTTGGATGAGAGCGAGTTTGATGTCCACTTGAAGCTTTGGGTGCTTCGAATTCCTTGCCAACATTGCAAACTCGCCACTCGAATACTCAATGG TTACATGCTTGATAAGCCCCGGGTCAAACCCATCACTGAGGACCCGACATGTTGTAAAAACCGTTACATTATTCTCTCCGAGAAAGTTCAGAACCAAG ATTTATCTGATATTCCGAAGGAAAAGCTCGATGAGCTTAAGGGCTTGTGTGAGATTGAAGTTGTGCCCTACTCATTAACACTAGGGTATTCATATTGGAGTGCTG ATCATGTGCTTAAGCAGATACTGCCTGCTGGAGTTGAGGTTCCCTCATCCTTTGAAACAATag GTCAAATTGCCCATTTAAACCTACACGATGAATTACTTCCCTACAAAGATGTTATTGCAAAGGTTATTTTTGAT AAAAACTATCCAAGAATCAAAACCATTGTTAATAAAGTGGGAACCATTACAAATGAATTTCGTGTTCCAGAATTTGAAGTTTTAGCAGGAGAACATGATATGGTTACAGAAGTGAAGCAATATGGTGCCACTTTTAAGCTTGATTACAGTTTGGTTTATTGGAATTCTAGATTGGAACATGAACATAAAAGATTGGTTTCTCTGTTCCAACCTGGAGAGATCATTTGCGATATGTTTGCGGGTATAGGTCCTTTTGCAATTCCTGCAGCCCAAAAAGGATGCCTAGTCTATGCAAATGATTTGAATCCAGATAGCATTCACTATCTGAGGATCAATGCCAAAGTCAACAAGGTCGAAGATCGCATATATGCATACAACACGGATGCTAGAAAATTCATCTCCCAGCTGATGGAGGTGCCAACTTCTGATGTTAAATTAGAATGTAATGTTCCATGTCTGAATACATGTGAGTCATGCAATACAAAAGATGATGTTGAAACAAGTGCGGAAACTGCCTTGCTAATTG TTGATAGAAAGGGCATAGGAGATCGCAATAACAACAGTTTAGAGGATGTAGAATGTCCATCAAAGCATGATGATACATCTGTAACTTCTGCTAAGAGATCTTCTAGTAGTTCCCATGAAG AGAATGGAAAGACTCATGAAACTGATAGCTTTGAAGGTGGCGGGAAAAGAGGAAGCCAAAACAAGAGAATGAGAGGTTTCGAGTTCACTGACACAAAAACTTGGGAGCATATTGACCACGTAATAATGAACCTTCCAGCATCAGCTGTTCAGTTTCTAG ATGCATTTAGGGGATTAATCCAGAGGAAATATTGGAAAGGAAATCTACCATGGGTCCACTGCTATTGCTTCATTAGAGCAACTGAAACTCCAGAGACGATAATAGCT GTGGCAGAGTCTGCTTTGAGTGCCTGTATACAAGACCCAATATTTCATCGGGTTAGGGATGTAGCTCCAAACAAG TTATTGCTCTCAATTTGGAATTATGTGCTGTCAAGgaccaaaaaagaaaagaaattacgAGTAATTATCAAGTTTAAGCAAATAAAACTTTCACAACTTATCTTAGTCACTCTCTATGATGAAAAAAAGCCTAGAAAAAGGAGTAATATCTTATTATCTCATATTGCTTTATTTCTTTCGGCTGAAAAAATATATAACTAA
- the LOC107630415 gene encoding tRNA (guanine(37)-N1)-methyltransferase 2 isoform X3, with protein MLLDESEFDVHLKLWVLRIPCQHCKLATRILNGYMLDKPRVKPITEDPTCCKNRYIILSEKVQNQDLSDIPKEKLDELKGLCEIEVVPYSLTLGYSYWSADHVLKQILPAGVEVPSSFETIGQIAHLNLHDELLPYKDVIAKVIFDKNYPRIKTIVNKVGTITNEFRVPEFEVLAGEHDMVTEVKQYGATFKLDYSLVYWNSRLEHEHKRLVSLFQPGEIICDMFAGIGPFAIPAAQKGCLVYANDLNPDSIHYLRINAKVNKVEDRIYAYNTDARKFISQLMEVPTSDVKLECNVPCLNTCESCNTKDDVETSAETALLIVDRKGIGDRNNNSLEDVECPSKHDDTSVTSAKRSSSSSHEENGKTHETDSFEGGGKRGSQNKRMRGFEFTDTKTWEHIDHVIMNLPASAVQFLDAFRGLIQRKYWKGNLPWVHCYCFIRATETPETIIAVAESALSACIQDPIFHRVRDVAPNKAMFCLSFRLPEACCREDDQ; from the exons ATGTTGTTGGATGAGAGCGAGTTTGATGTCCACTTGAAGCTTTGGGTGCTTCGAATTCCTTGCCAACATTGCAAACTCGCCACTCGAATACTCAATGG TTACATGCTTGATAAGCCCCGGGTCAAACCCATCACTGAGGACCCGACATGTTGTAAAAACCGTTACATTATTCTCTCCGAGAAAGTTCAGAACCAAG ATTTATCTGATATTCCGAAGGAAAAGCTCGATGAGCTTAAGGGCTTGTGTGAGATTGAAGTTGTGCCCTACTCATTAACACTAGGGTATTCATATTGGAGTGCTG ATCATGTGCTTAAGCAGATACTGCCTGCTGGAGTTGAGGTTCCCTCATCCTTTGAAACAATag GTCAAATTGCCCATTTAAACCTACACGATGAATTACTTCCCTACAAAGATGTTATTGCAAAGGTTATTTTTGAT AAAAACTATCCAAGAATCAAAACCATTGTTAATAAAGTGGGAACCATTACAAATGAATTTCGTGTTCCAGAATTTGAAGTTTTAGCAGGAGAACATGATATGGTTACAGAAGTGAAGCAATATGGTGCCACTTTTAAGCTTGATTACAGTTTGGTTTATTGGAATTCTAGATTGGAACATGAACATAAAAGATTGGTTTCTCTGTTCCAACCTGGAGAGATCATTTGCGATATGTTTGCGGGTATAGGTCCTTTTGCAATTCCTGCAGCCCAAAAAGGATGCCTAGTCTATGCAAATGATTTGAATCCAGATAGCATTCACTATCTGAGGATCAATGCCAAAGTCAACAAGGTCGAAGATCGCATATATGCATACAACACGGATGCTAGAAAATTCATCTCCCAGCTGATGGAGGTGCCAACTTCTGATGTTAAATTAGAATGTAATGTTCCATGTCTGAATACATGTGAGTCATGCAATACAAAAGATGATGTTGAAACAAGTGCGGAAACTGCCTTGCTAATTG TTGATAGAAAGGGCATAGGAGATCGCAATAACAACAGTTTAGAGGATGTAGAATGTCCATCAAAGCATGATGATACATCTGTAACTTCTGCTAAGAGATCTTCTAGTAGTTCCCATGAAG AGAATGGAAAGACTCATGAAACTGATAGCTTTGAAGGTGGCGGGAAAAGAGGAAGCCAAAACAAGAGAATGAGAGGTTTCGAGTTCACTGACACAAAAACTTGGGAGCATATTGACCACGTAATAATGAACCTTCCAGCATCAGCTGTTCAGTTTCTAG ATGCATTTAGGGGATTAATCCAGAGGAAATATTGGAAAGGAAATCTACCATGGGTCCACTGCTATTGCTTCATTAGAGCAACTGAAACTCCAGAGACGATAATAGCT GTGGCAGAGTCTGCTTTGAGTGCCTGTATACAAGACCCAATATTTCATCGGGTTAGGGATGTAGCTCCAAACAAG GCAATGTTTTGTTTAAGCTTCAGGTTGCCAGAAGCATGCTGTAGGGAAGATGATCAATAA
- the LOC107633047 gene encoding uncharacterized protein LOC107633047, protein MKPVPEAKKTSYQSHLNQIHHQRQAITHKGQRTNKLAVDAESQDLEDKPPKVVGDNLYSSESDSDSGKGKRSGKRDSRSEGSEDEESSESDLEDSDAASDADSWHSEDSDKVLESDEEAPAVFPQFNEKTKFGELKFEVSMVFKSKSEFMQATRDYTIQWGRNILFSKNDKVRVRAVCKSEDCPWVVYCACNKQDGSWQIRTLVDNHTCPRRRKNRAATQTWTLSKLVPKLRKHPTMKHREVYDWFVRKCNVYLNSTCITRALKAARKIVEGDEIAQYGLVWDYANELLTSNPGSTVQVSRGFKAGCRPLIGLDGAFLKTLHGGQILTACGQDANNHILVIAYAIVSVENKDNWKWFIELLYNDLGDYRENKWCFISDMQKGLIPAVQEVFPRWSSTELKDMVWECARSRTTVEFNRNMNRVKLINQKAWEYLEKWPKDAWTKAHFSELPKVDNICNNACESFNAKIKHDRGKPILTLAEEVRRIIMKSIVDNWKKLENYQGILPPVQQSRLEAMTALSSHWAPQWSGDEKEELYEVHGWPTNMVVDLGKHTCSCRFWQLTAIQDKNDKRAEDYCHDWLKMEAYRKTYCFNVNPVKGQDLWEKTPHPAPVPPPFKAKPGRPTKKRRRDKEEQHTGSKTKMKRKYNPIRCMYCSEIGHNKRSCAKKKATEAEEHARQLQLQLALVAPAAEGAAPEATTVPAEPNPAAAPTQTPTVIDVSQCDSIPPTQETQQVISHM, encoded by the exons ATGAAGCCTGTTCCTGAGGCCAAGAAGACCAGTTATCAGTCCCACCTCAATCAAATTCATCATCAGAGGCAGGCAATAACTCACAAGGGACAAAGGACAAACAAACTAGCAGTGGATGCAGAGTCACAAGATCTGGAAGACAA GCCTCCAAAGGTTGTAGGAGACAACCTCTATAGCAGTGAGAGTGACAGTGACTCTGGGaagggaaaaagaagtggaaaaaGGGACAGCAGGTCTGAA GGGTCTGAAGATGAAGAAAGTTCTGAGTCTG ATTTAGAAGATAGTGATGCTGCCTCAGATGCTGACTCCTGGCATTCAGAGGATTCTGATAAGGTGTTGGAGTCTGATGAAGAAGCACCAGCTGTGTTCCCTCAGTTCAATGAAAAAACAAAGTTTGGAGAGTTGAAATTCGAGGTGAGTATGGTATTTAAATCAAAGTCTGAATTCATGCAAGCAACTAGGGATTATACAATCCAGTGGGGTAGaaatattttgttttcaaaaaatgacAAAGTTAGAGTTAGGGCTGTCTGCAAGTCCGAAGATTGTCCCTGGGTAGTTTACTGTGCATGTAATAAGCAAGATGGTTCTTGGCAAATTAGGACACTAGTAGATAATCACACTTGTCCTAGAAGGAGGAAAAACAGAGCTGCAACCCAAACCTGGACTCTGAGTAAACTAGTTCCTAAGCTTAGAAAACACCCAACCATGAAGCATCGAGAGGTTTATGACTGGTTTGTTAGAAAGTGCAACGTCTATCTCAATAGCACTTGCATTACAAGAGCTTTGAAAGCCGCTAGGAAAATAGTTGAGGGTGATGAGATAGCTCAATATGGGTTGGTGTGGGACTATGCCAATGAGTTGCTGACTAGTAACCCCGGATCCACAGTTCAAGTGTCT AGGGGTTTTAAGGCTGGTTGCAGACCCTTAATTGGTCTTGATGGAGCGTTTCTGAAAACACTACATGGGGGTCAGATTTTAACAGCTTGTGGGCAGGATGCTAACAATCACATACTTGTGATTGCTTATGCCATAGTCAGTGTTGAAAACAAGGACAACTGGAAGTGGTTCATTGAGTTACTGTACAATGATCTGGGAGACTACAGGGAGAACAAGTGGTGCTTCATTTCAGACATGCAGAAG GGATTAATACCAGCTGTTCAGGAAGTATTTCCCAGG TGGTCCAGTACTGAACTGAAGGATATGGTTTGGGAATGTGCTCGGTCTAGGACAACAGTTGAATTCAACAGAAACATGAACAGAGTGAAGCTCATTAATCAAAAAGCATGGGAATATCTCGAGAAGTGGCCAAAAGATGCATGGACAAAGGCCCACTTCAGTGAACTACCAAAGGTGGATAACATATGCAACAATGCTTGCGAGTCTTTCAACGCAAAAATCAAGCATGATAGGGGCAAGCCGATTCTGACATTAGCTGAGGAAGTAAGAAGAATAATAATGAAGAGTATTGTTGACAATTGGAAGAAGCTAGAGAATTATCAAGGGATTCTCCCCCCTGTTCAGCAGAGCAGACTCGAAGCCATGACAGCGTTGTCTAGCCACTGGGCTCCTCAATGGTCTGGTGATGAAAAGGAAGAACTGTATGAAGTTCATGGCTGGCCAACCAATATGGTGGTTGACCTGGGAAAGCATACATGCAGCTGTCGTTTTTGGCAACTAACAG CTATACAGGATAAGAATGACAAACGTGCTGAAGACTATTGTCACGACTGGTTGAAGATGGAAGCGTACAGGAAGACTTATTGCTTCAATGTGAATCCAGTGAAAGGTCAGGATCTGTGGGAAAAAACTCCACACCCAGCACCCGTCCCACCACCATTTAAGGCAAAGCCTGGAAGACCAACgaagaaaaggagaagagacAAAGAGGAACAACACACTGGGTCAAAAACAAAGATGAAGAGGAAATACAACCCTATCAGATGCATGTATTGCAGTGAGATAGGACACAACAAGCGAAGCTGCGCAAAGAAGAAAGCAACTGAAGCTGAGGAGCATGCTAGGCAGCTGCAGCTGCAACTAGCTCTGGTTGCCCCTGCTGCAGAAGGGGCTGCCCCTGAAGCAACCACTGTTCCAGCTGAACCTAATCCAGCTGCAGCACCAACACAGACCCCGACAGTTATTGATGTTAGCCAGTGTGACAGTATACCACCAACACAAGAAACACAACAGGTAATCAGCCATATGTGA